Within the Rhizobium favelukesii genome, the region CAAGCGTTACCTTCCGCTCCGACGACGCGCAGGGCGCACGGCTCGCCGTGGAGTGGTTGGTGAAGATGGGCCGTCGGCGGATCGCGCATATCACGGGGCCGGAAGACTTCTTCTCCGTTCGCGAGCGCACGGGCGCCTACCGCGATGTCATCGGCGATGAGGGCCTCGTCATGTTCGGCCATTGGGCGGAGGCCTGGGGCCACGAGGCCGTCGCGGAGATCTGGAACGGAGAGGGCGAAAAGCCGGACGCGATCTTCTGCGGAAACGATCAGATCGCCCGTGGTGCTGTCGATGCGTTGCGCGAGCGCGGTGTTCGCGTGCCGGAGGATGTTTCCGTGGTCGGGTTCGACAATTGGGAGATTGTCGCCGGCCAGACGCGGCCGCCGCTCACCTCCGTCGATATGGAGTTGAAGGAACTGGGGCGCCAAGCCGGGTTGACGGTTCTGGCGCTGGCCGAGGGGCGCCCGGTGGAACCTGGCGTCAGGAAATTGCCGTGCCGCCTCGTGGTGCGGCAGTCATGCGGGGCCCAAAGCCCCAGGAGATGAGGAACCGGCGCGGAGGAGATGCGCCAATTTGGGAGGAGTGCCATGATTAAGCGTCTGTTGGCTGCGACAAGCGTTGCCACTCTATGTCTGGTGTCCGGAGCATCGGCCGCCGAGAAAGTCGAAATGTGGGTCCGTTCCGGTATCGGCGAGTCCTTCAAGAAGGTCGTCGAAGCCTACAATTCCAGCCACGAGAACCAGGTTGTCGCGACCGAGGTGCCGTTCTCGGAACTTGTCCAGAAATACGCAACGGCAATCGCTGGCGGCCAGGCGCCGGACGCGTTGTCGATGGATCTCATCTACAATCCGGCCTTTGCCGCTGCGGGACAGTTGGAAGACCTGACGGACTGGGCAAAGAAGTTGCCCTATTTCAATTCGCTGTCGCCGTCGCACGTCCGCCTCGGCACCTATCAGGATCGCGTCTATGGCCTGCCGCTGTCGGTCGAAACCTCGGTCTTTGCCTGGAACAAGGACCTCTACAAGAAGGCAGGCGTCGATCCAGAAAAGGCGCCTGCGACCTGGGAGGAAATCACTGCCAACGCCGAGAAGATCCGCAAGCTGGGTGACGACACCTACGGCTTCTACTTCTCCGGCGGCGGTTGCGGTGGCTGCATGATCTTCACGTTCACGCCGCTCACCTGGGGCGCCGGCGCCGATATCCTTTCGGCCGATGGCAAAACGGCGACGCTCGACACCCCGCAGATGCGCAAGGCCGTCGACTACTATCGCGACATGGTGAAGAAGGACCTTGTCCCGGCAAGTGCTGCCAGCGACAACGGTGCCAACTTCCTGAGCTTCACCAACGGCAAGATCGGTCAACAGAGCCTCGGCGCATTCGCAATCGGCACGCTCGTTACCGAGCATCCCGACATCGACTTCGGCGTGACGCTCATTCCGGGCGTTGACGGCAATCCGTCCTCCTTTGCCGGTGGCGACAACTTCGTCATCACCAAGGGCACGAAGAAGATCGATGCCGTGAAGGAATTCCTCGAATACATCTATTCGATGGACGGTCAGAAGATCATGGCGAAGTATGGCAGCCTGCCGACCCGCGGTGATATCGCCGACAAGGTGCTCGAAGGCCTTGATCCGAGGATGCAGGTCGGCCTGAAGGCGATATCGGTCGCGAAGACACCCTACACTCTGCAGTTCAACGATCTGATCAACAGCGCCAACGGTCCGTGGGCGACCTTTACGAACGCCGCCATCTTCGGTGACGACGTCGACGGCGCCTTTAAGAACGCACAGTCGGAGATGCAGTCGATCATCGACAGCGGCCAATAATCTCCCAACGGCCGTGGCCGGAGGGTGTCCTCCGGCCGATTTTATCAGGAATGATGCGGAGTGTTTCGATGACCGTGACGGGTCAAAAGCAGACAGCATGCGTGCGCAGACGTGCCCCACGACCGGAATGGACCGGCCTCCTCTATATCGCTCCGGCGATGCTTTTGGTGATCGTGTTCTTTGTGCTGCCGGTCGGTTTCACCGCCTGGATGAGCCTTCACAACTGGCCGCTGATGGGTGCCTCGCGCTGGATTGGCTTCAACAACTACTTTCGCATGTTCAATGACGGCCGCTTCGTCGCGGCGCTGAACTTCACAGCCTACTATACGGTCATCGTGACGATCCTCATCTTCGCGGTCGCCTTTCCGCTTGCTCTCTTCGTCGAGCGGCAGCGGGCATTTGTCAGTACCTACCGCACCATCATCTTCCTGCCCGTCGTGGTCGGTCTGGCGTCGGCGTCGCTGCTTTGGGTGTGGCTTGCCAATGTCGACAGCGGCTTCATCAGTCCCGCCTTGAAAGCGCTCGGACTTGTCGAGAAGAGCCCCAATCTGCTCGCCACCTTCGACAGTGCATTCCTGACCATCTGCGTCATGGTCGTGTGGAAGATAGCCGGCTTTACAATGATCATACTGCTGACGGGCCTGCAGGCGATCCCCGCCGATCTGACGGAGGCCGCCGTCGTCGACGGGGCAAGCTGGTGGCAGCGTTTCCGCTTTCTGACACTGCCGCTGATGCGCAGGACGATCGCGCTCGCTCTGATCATTTCCGTGACGGGGTCGATCCTCGCCTTCGATCAGTTTTACATCATGACCTCAGGCGGACCGCAAAACCGTATGATCTCCGTCGTCTACTACATCTTCAACCAGTCTTTCGTGTCCTTCAATCTCGGATACGGCGCGGCGCTGTCAATTGCGCTTCTCGCCATTCTGGTGATCATCAGCGTCGTGCAGCTCTGGCTGCTGCGTGTCGGGGAGGAGCGCTCATGAGCCTCGTCACCGGTCGCAGGAGAAGCCGTGAAATCCGCGGTCAGGTCGCCTATCACGGGACAGGCATAGCCGTTGCCATTTTCTTTCTCGCTCCGTTTGTTATTACGCTGCTCGCCTCGTTCCGGCATGGCACGGAGGCGCGCCTGCCACCGCTGCCGCCGTGGCCGACGAACGGCATCAGCGTTGATTCCTATCGCTCGCTCGACAGTTTCGGTGCCGGCATCTGGCAGCACACCCTCAATTCACTCATCGTATCGCTTGCGACCGTCGTGCTGACGGTCGTGATCAGCCTGCTCGCCGGCTATGGTTTCTCGCGCTATCGCTTCCCGCTGAAGAATGTCTTCTTTATCCTGATCATCGCGACGCTGATGATCCCCTTCCAATCGATCCTCACGCCGCTCTTCATCATCCTCGCCAAGCTCGGGCTCAACAACTCGCTCTTCGGTCTGACGCTGGTCTACGTGACGCTGCAGTTGCCGTTCTCGGTCTTCATGATGCGCAATGCCTTCGACGCCGTGCCGAAGGAAATCGAGGAGGCGGCTCGCATCGACGGCGCCCATGATCTGAAGATGCTGGTTTTGGTTCTGCTGCCGCTCGTGCTGCCGGGCGTCGCCACGGTGGCGATCTTTGCGTTCCTCAATGCCTGGAACGAATTCCTGGCCGCGCTCGTGCTGCTTTCAAGCAACGAGAAATACACGCTGCCTGTCCTGATGATGGCGGTTCGCGCTGGCCGTCTCGGGGCGATCAACTGGGGCGCCGTGCAAGCGGGTGTCGCTGTCATGACGATCCCCTGCCTCATCGTCTTCCTGGTTCTGCAACGCTACTACATGCGCGGGCTTATGGCCGGCGCGGTGAAATGACTTCCCAAGAAAGATGGATCACGCCATGAACAAGTTGAAAAGAGACCGCCAGTTTCGTCCGCTGCCCGTGCCTGATGTCGATGTGCATGGGCTATTCGGAGAGCGCCAGGATGCGATCTGCGATTCCACTGCCGAAACGCTGCTCGACCGTTGCGTCGAGGCAGGGATGCTACGTGCGATCGATGTCGACCAGCCTGGTCCCGGAATCGTGATCCCGATCGGCCCATGGGGTGGTTCTACGCAGATGTTCTGGGACAGCGATTTCGGTAAGTCGATCGAGACGGTTGCCTACTCGCTCTATCGCCGCGCCAATCCCGCTCTGGAAGCCCGCGTCGACGCCATCATCGACATGTATGAGAAGCTGCAGGACAGGGACGGTTATCTGAACGCATGGTTCCAGCGGGTTCAGCCCGATCGCCGCTGGACCAACCTCCGCGATCATCACGAACTCTATTGCGCCGGCCATCTGATTGAGGGCGCCGTTGCCTATTATCAGGCCACCGGCAAGCGCAAGCTGCTCGACATCATGTGCCGATTTGCCGATTACATGATTTCCGTCTTCGGCCACGGACCGGGCAAGATCCCCGGCTACTGCGGTCACGAGGAGGTCGAACTGGCGCTCGTCAAGCTCGCCCGCGTGACGGGCGAGAAGAAGTATTTGGACCTCGCCAAGTTCTTCATCGATGAGCGTGGCACCGAGCCCAATTTTTTCACCGAAGAAGCGATCCGCGATGGCCGCAACGCCGCCGACTTCCACCAGAAGACCTATGAATACGGCCAGGCGCACGAGCCGGTTCGCGAGCAGAAGAAGGTCGTCGGTCATGCCGTACGCGCTATGTATCTCTATTCCGGCATGGCCGACATCGCGACGGAGTATAATGACGACAGCCTGACCGGGGCGCTCGAGACGCTCTGGGACGACCTGACGACCAAGCAGATGTACGTCACCGGCGGCATCGGGCCGGCAGCCGCAAACGAGGGCTTCACCGACTACTACGATCTGCCGAACGAAAGCGCCTACGCCGAAACCTGCGCGTCAGTCGGCCTGGTATTCTGGGCGAACCGCATGCTCGGACGCGGCCCGAACCGGCGCTATGCCGATATCATGGAGCAGGCGCTCTACAATGGCGCCATGGCCGGCCTGTCTCTCGATGGCAAGACGTTCTTCTACGAGAACCCGCTGGAAAGTGCCGGCAAGCACCATCGCTGGACCTGGCATCATTGCCCTTGCTGCCCACCGAACATTGCCCGCCTGCTCGCTTCGATCGGCTCTTACATGTATGGGGTGGCGGAAGACGAGATCGCCGTTCACCTCTACGGCGAGGGAAGCGCGCGGTTCGAAATTGCCGGCACCAACGTCGAGCTGACGCAGAAGACCCGCTACCCCTGGCACGGCGCCGTTCACGTCGACGTCAAGACGAGCAAGCCGGCGCATTTCGCAGTTTCGCTGCGCATCCCGGAATGGGCAAAGGGCGCGACACTGGCCGTCAACGGCGAAACGATCGATCTCGGTGCAGTCGAAGTCGATGGCTACGCCCGCATCGAACGCGAATGGCGCGATGGCGACAAGATCGATCTGAACATCCCGCTGGAAGCGCGCGCCCTCTGGGCAAACCCGCTGGTGCGGCAGGATGCCGGACGCGCTGCGCTGTTGCGCGGACCGCTCGTCTATTGCGTGGAGGCGACCGACAATGGCGCGGGCCTGAACGGCATCAGGCTTGGCGAGGACATCGCGGCGACGACCGCGGAGATCGCCGAGCTCGGCGGTGCGGTTGCGCTCGACATTCCGGTCACGAAGGATGAACCGGATTGGGGCGCGACGCTCTATCGGGCCAAGCCGCCGGTGGCCGAGAAGGCGACGGCTCGCTTCGTGCCGTACCATCTGTGGGACAATCGCGCGCCAGGCGAAATGCTTGTCTGGATCCGTTCCGCGACGTAGCGCCGGCCATGTCGTATTCGTTCACAATGGTCGTCGCCGGTGCTACCTAGCGGCGGCGACTGCCTTGAGGAATGGCCGTGCCTCGGCTTGGATCATGCGCACCCAATTGCGACCGATGGCAAGGCCGCTCGCATCTGATTCGCTTGCATGGCCGGCGGCAAGCGTCGTGTAGCGTTCATGCCAGCCGGGCTCCATCTGCTCGATCGATGCGGCAAATTCGGCTTTCCAGCTATCGATCACCGATGCGCTGGCTTCGAAGTGGAACTGCGTGCCATAGGCTGCGCGTGCAACGCGAAACGCCTGGTTTTGCGTCAGGCTACTGACCGCAAGGCGCTTGGCGCCCTGCGGCAGCGTGAAGGTGTCGCTGTGCCACTGGAACGTCGTGAAATCATCCGCGAGGCCGGAGAGCAACGGATCCGTCCGGCCATCCCTGGACTTGCTGACCGCGTGCCAGCCGAACTCCAGCCCGGCATTCAAATGGTTTTCCGCGCCGTAGGCACGCGCCAGGATCTGCGCGCCGAGGCAGATGCCGAGCACCGCCTTGTCGGCGTCGGCGAAGTCGCGCATCAGTTGCGCAAGCGCCGGCAGGTACGGATAGTTCTCATCGTCGATCGCGTTCTGCTCGCCGCCGAGCACCACCAGCGCGTCATGATCGGCAATACTGGCGGGTAATTTGCCGTCGATCCACGGGTGGAAGCGCTCGACCTCTGCTTTGGCCTCGGCCAGTGCCACGCCCAGCGAGCCGAGCGGCGTGCTTTTCATGTTCTCGATGATGGCGACCCGCATCAGCATCTCCAATACGATCTTCGACACGGAGAGGAACACCAAGCGCTGCGCGATTGCAATATGGATTGCGCCGCGCCACGACGGTTCGTAAACCGGCATGACGAAAGGAAACCTGACATGAGCGACGAGAAAGCCCGCGTGACGATCCTCTACTGCACCCAATGCAACTGGCTGCTGCGTGCCGGCTGGATGGCGCAGGAGCTTCTGCAGACCTTCACTGACAGTCTCGGCGAAGTGGCACTCATTCCCGGGACGGGCGGAAATTTCGAAATCCGTGTCGATGGCGCCCTGATCTGGGAGCGTAAGCGCGACGGCGGCTTTCCAGGTCCAAAGGAATTGAAGCAGCGCGTCCGCGATATCATCGAGCCCGGCCGCGACCTCGGCCACGTCGATCGCGCCTCGCTGGAAAGCTGAGCCTAGATCAGGATGAATTTTGGCCGATCGGCCTAGAATCTGAATCCCCCTCTAGTCGTACGGCGAATTGCAGGTTTTGTAGATGCCCTCAAACGTCACGAACCGGTCGGTCTTAGGATTGTAGCTCCGATACTGATTTCGGCACCAGTCCACATGGAACTGTCGTCCCTGTGCGTTCGGTTGCACTGTGCGCACGGGCGGCGGATCGTAGTAGAGCGGCGCGCGTCCCCGTGCGCCCGGTCGATAGTAAGTCGGGCCTGTGGCGGTTGGCGGTCGGTAGTTTGGCTGCACATAGGATGGGCGGAACGACTGCACCGGCCCGAAGGTAAAGCAGCCGCGCGCATCGCACATGGTCGACCCCACACGGACGATGTCCGATTCGCCGTCGGGGGCTGAAAATACGCCGAGTGGCATCGCAACCGCTGCGTAGGGCAACAGGGAGAAAAGCGCGATCAGGCAGAGATTGTGAAGACCAGGCATCGGACGATCCTTTCTCACTGCGTATATAGTGCGCCTTGCGCCGATCACTATCGCCTCCTCCTCAGATTGTGTCGTCGTAAGCACACACCGGCATCAAAGACTTTTTTGCTGCCTGTCAGGAAAACTTCAAAAACCCTGTTGACAGCAAGAGGCCACCCCCGTACATGGCTCTCCGTCGCCCAGATGGCGGAATTGGTAGACGCGCCAGCTTCAGGTGCTGGTACCCGAAAGGGTGTGGAGGTTCGAGTCCTCTTCTGGGCACCATTCCATTTTGATCGCTAGCCGGATCGAATACTTAAGCCTTTCCAAGATGATGCGCATTGGATACCTTGTAACAAAGGTCTGTAACAATGCGCCTACGATTGGTAAGTCCGATGGTCTCGAAAGGCTCCTCCAACGCCTACTTTGTGAAGCGCATACCGGCTGACACTAAGGCCCAGCTGGTGGGCCAAACGCTACACATTCCTCTAGGTGATTCGACGGTGTCCTTCATCGTCACGGCGAGCACACAAAGCATACGTTTTTCGCTCGCTACCTCAGATCCCTCTGTTGTTCGGATCAGGCAAGCCCGGGCTCTCGCCTATGTAGAAGAGTTCTTCGTCAAAGTACGTGCGGGCCAGCCGGTTGACCTCACAGCGCGGCAAATTGCCAGTCTCGTCGGGGAGGTTCACGCCTCGTGGGCACAAGGGCCCGATGCTTCTCGAACGCTCACGGTGACGCCAGAGATAGGAACTGTGGACACGGACCACCTCACAGACCCTGAGCTTGTAATGGAGTGGGAGCAAATGGAGCAAGAGCTTGCCGAGCAGGCATCCAAAGACCCAGCAGCATTTCTTTAGCCAGCCACCAGGAGGCCAGAAGCTAGGGCAACTTGCCGAACGCATGGGCAGGCCCAAAGGCATTCCTTGCCTATCCAAGGGGTCTATTGCACAAATCACAGCCAGGATTCCCCAAGCCGTTGCCGAGGGGATGAAGACGGGGGCCAGGAAGCTTGCTGGTGATTATTCCCCCGATGCCAAGCTCTCCGGCTACCCACTGTGGGAAAGCTCTCCACAGACCTCTACGCCCGCGCCAACGGCCAAGGTCTCCCTCATGGGTCTTGTTGCGCTATGGTGGAATGAAGCCAATGCGGTGGGCAAGTCCGAGAGCACACGGGAGAGCTACACGAACACCTTTAAGGCATTCAGCGCTTTCTTGAAGCACGATGATGCCGCACGAGTGACGCCGGAGGATGTGGTGGCTTATAAGGACCACCGGCTCACCACGCCCAACCCAAAAACCGGCAAGCCCGTTTCAGCCAAGACCGTAAAGGCCAGCGATTTGACGGCCTTCAAGTCCGTCTTTGATTGGGCCGTCGCGAACCGCAAGCTTCCCTCGAATCCGGCTACCGGCATCGGCCTAAAGCTGGGCAAGAAGGTAAAGGTCAGGGAGCGCGACTTCACGGAAGCAGAGGCTAGAGCACTGGTAACAGCGGCCAATGAAGTCCTTGTCGGGAAGACAAAGCCGAACCAGACCCGATTTTGCCAAACGCTGGGTCCCTTGGCTCTGTGTCTACACGGGTGCCCGAGTCGGTGAGCTGGTGCAGCTCCGCAAGGAAGATTTCGCTCAGGACGCTTCTACAGGTGCGTGGATCATGACGCTTACGCCTGAGGCTGGCACCGTGAAGGGTAAGGAGTTCCGCGAGGTGCCGCTTCATGCCCACCTTATCGAAATGGGCTTCATGGAGTTCGTTGACAAAGCACAGAGTGGCTATCTCTTTATGACCATCAAGCCGGGCAAATCGTTCCCGGGTGTCTGGCAAAGCAAAAAGAATCGGCTGGCGGAGTTTGCCCGTGAGTACGTGAAAGACCCCAACGTAGCTCCTAACCACGGCTGGCGACACACCTTCAAGAGTCTCGGCTTCGAGGCGGGGGTACAGGAGAAGGTCCTGGATGCAATATGCGGGCACGCACCGGCTAGCATAGGGCGAGCATACGGTAGTGTAAGCCTGAAGACCAAGGTGGATGCCGTGGGACTCTTCCCGCGCTTCAAACTCGAAGACCGAGAGCAGGCACCATTGGGGCAGGCGTAGGGGTCTCATCAACTTCCACAGCTTCCGCCGCTGGTTCATCACCAAGGTAGAGCAGGCAGGCCAGCCAGAAAGCACCACCGCGACGGTCGTAGGGCACAAGCGCACGGGGATAACATTGGGGTCTATTCTGGTGGGCCGTTGCTAGAGCAGGCGAGAGCTTGCGTAGAGTCCGTTAAGCTTCCTCCGCTGGCGGATGGCGGCTGAGATTTTCCCGATAGCAGGCAGTAAGTGCAGCCAATGCCTACTTACGCACCGAAGCGGCCATTCGCGACTGGCGTTGTCGCCACTACAGCGTCGCTCCTATCAGGATCCAACCAGTTCCCTTCCGGATAACTGATCAATCGAAATGCTGAAGAAAATCGGCACTTCAGGTTCGCCCGAACCGGCTCCCGGTTTGGAGGAGCCGGGCTCCCACCAAAACGAACGTTTCTGCAAAAGGGACCAGGCGTAGAGGCGCTCATTATGCCACTGGGGGGTATCGGGAAGTTCGTGGTATGTGCCCTCCGCGACAACGCTCTTCCAACGGTGATGTTCACCGCTTGCCTCCACCTGCAAGCATGCATTCGGATTGCTGCGCAGCCGATCAATCTTTTGCCCGGTCAGGGAAAAGACATAGAGCTTTTCCGCATCGAACGCATAATGAACGGGCACAACGTAAGGACGGTTATCGTGAACACAAGCAAGATGCCCGACATTGCCTTGTGCTAGGAGTTCTCGGCTCTCCCGCTCGGTCATTTCTCTGACGGCCATTGTCGTGGCCTCCTAGCTATGGAAAATTGGAACAGAGCGGCGCGTTCCCCCACGCTTGGTCAAGAGCGGACCGGTTGCCTGTGCCACCTTGTCATCCATGTTCTCCAATGTTGCGTCGAAAAGCTCCTGTGCATAAGCGATCGCAGAATCGGCGTCAGCGGACGAGAGCTTGATTTCCTCGCATTTTGACCGCATGGCGCTGCGAATGGCTGAGAGCGCCTGCTGCGCCGCGTGCTTGTCACCGGCTTTCATAAGCAGGCTCAGAGAGGTCGCTGCGACAACCTCCAATACCGTTATCCGCCCCTCAATCTCGCCCATTGAAGGAACCGCAAGGTTTGCGCCGTTCCCGTAACCGTCGCGTTTGGCATTGTACATCGCATACTCCTCGTGACACTCGACTGATCCTGTCGGTCGGCAGGTGTCTGCTGCGCGTGGACGGGTCTTGCTGAATATCGATCCCGAGTGATCGCAGGAGCTTGACCAACTGAGCGGTCACGATTGTGCTAGGTCTCGCGGGTTTGAAGGTTGTCGTTTCGGCTGGCCTCAGTGATCGCAGGTGCTGGCTCCGAGATGGTCTTTAACAAAGAACGCACTGCGTCGCGCTCCCGGCTTCTGGCTAGCGTGGCTTTGGCGGGGCGGAACGAGACCCGCAAATGCTGTGGTGACCAGAACGTGTTCCCAACACGCACCGCGTAGTCATAGGACCGTGCCGCCGCCTGAAGGGTGCAGTCACCTGCGTCTAACCCGCACAAGGCGTCGAATTCTGCTCTCAAACCAGCCAAATCGTCTGGTGAGAAAGTTCCGTTATGATCAAGTCTTGGAAGGGACAACAAGTATCTCCCCATGTCGGGGCAAGAGCGGTGTGCTCCCAAGCGGCAACGCCCGTTTCAGTGGCTGCCGACAAGCTATAGTATACCTGTAGTTCATTCATGTAACGCGATTTAATGAGGCCCGAACCACGTCCTGCCCAGATGGCGCACGGCTCGGACATAGAAAGACCCTCGGTTGCAAACTA harbors:
- a CDS encoding tyrosine-type recombinase/integrase, with the protein product MPSRHPKTQQHFFSQPPGGQKLGQLAERMGRPKGIPCLSKGSIAQITARIPQAVAEGMKTGARKLAGDYSPDAKLSGYPLWESSPQTSTPAPTAKVSLMGLVALWWNEANAVGKSESTRESYTNTFKAFSAFLKHDDAARVTPEDVVAYKDHRLTTPNPKTGKPVSAKTVKASDLTAFKSVFDWAVANRKLPSNPATGIGLKLGKKVKVRERDFTEAEARALVTAANEVLVGKTKPNQTRFCQTLGPLALCLHGCPSR
- a CDS encoding BA14K family protein, which codes for MPGLHNLCLIALFSLLPYAAVAMPLGVFSAPDGESDIVRVGSTMCDARGCFTFGPVQSFRPSYVQPNYRPPTATGPTYYRPGARGRAPLYYDPPPVRTVQPNAQGRQFHVDWCRNQYRSYNPKTDRFVTFEGIYKTCNSPYD
- a CDS encoding carbohydrate ABC transporter permease; this encodes MTVTGQKQTACVRRRAPRPEWTGLLYIAPAMLLVIVFFVLPVGFTAWMSLHNWPLMGASRWIGFNNYFRMFNDGRFVAALNFTAYYTVIVTILIFAVAFPLALFVERQRAFVSTYRTIIFLPVVVGLASASLLWVWLANVDSGFISPALKALGLVEKSPNLLATFDSAFLTICVMVVWKIAGFTMIILLTGLQAIPADLTEAAVVDGASWWQRFRFLTLPLMRRTIALALIISVTGSILAFDQFYIMTSGGPQNRMISVVYYIFNQSFVSFNLGYGAALSIALLAILVIISVVQLWLLRVGEERS
- a CDS encoding type 1 glutamine amidotransferase, with protein sequence MRVAIIENMKSTPLGSLGVALAEAKAEVERFHPWIDGKLPASIADHDALVVLGGEQNAIDDENYPYLPALAQLMRDFADADKAVLGICLGAQILARAYGAENHLNAGLEFGWHAVSKSRDGRTDPLLSGLADDFTTFQWHSDTFTLPQGAKRLAVSSLTQNQAFRVARAAYGTQFHFEASASVIDSWKAEFAASIEQMEPGWHERYTTLAAGHASESDASGLAIGRNWVRMIQAEARPFLKAVAAAR
- a CDS encoding glycoside hydrolase family 127 protein — its product is MNKLKRDRQFRPLPVPDVDVHGLFGERQDAICDSTAETLLDRCVEAGMLRAIDVDQPGPGIVIPIGPWGGSTQMFWDSDFGKSIETVAYSLYRRANPALEARVDAIIDMYEKLQDRDGYLNAWFQRVQPDRRWTNLRDHHELYCAGHLIEGAVAYYQATGKRKLLDIMCRFADYMISVFGHGPGKIPGYCGHEEVELALVKLARVTGEKKYLDLAKFFIDERGTEPNFFTEEAIRDGRNAADFHQKTYEYGQAHEPVREQKKVVGHAVRAMYLYSGMADIATEYNDDSLTGALETLWDDLTTKQMYVTGGIGPAAANEGFTDYYDLPNESAYAETCASVGLVFWANRMLGRGPNRRYADIMEQALYNGAMAGLSLDGKTFFYENPLESAGKHHRWTWHHCPCCPPNIARLLASIGSYMYGVAEDEIAVHLYGEGSARFEIAGTNVELTQKTRYPWHGAVHVDVKTSKPAHFAVSLRIPEWAKGATLAVNGETIDLGAVEVDGYARIEREWRDGDKIDLNIPLEARALWANPLVRQDAGRAALLRGPLVYCVEATDNGAGLNGIRLGEDIAATTAEIAELGGAVALDIPVTKDEPDWGATLYRAKPPVAEKATARFVPYHLWDNRAPGEMLVWIRSAT
- a CDS encoding carbohydrate ABC transporter permease; protein product: MSLVTGRRRSREIRGQVAYHGTGIAVAIFFLAPFVITLLASFRHGTEARLPPLPPWPTNGISVDSYRSLDSFGAGIWQHTLNSLIVSLATVVLTVVISLLAGYGFSRYRFPLKNVFFILIIATLMIPFQSILTPLFIILAKLGLNNSLFGLTLVYVTLQLPFSVFMMRNAFDAVPKEIEEAARIDGAHDLKMLVLVLLPLVLPGVATVAIFAFLNAWNEFLAALVLLSSNEKYTLPVLMMAVRAGRLGAINWGAVQAGVAVMTIPCLIVFLVLQRYYMRGLMAGAVK
- a CDS encoding pyridoxamine 5'-phosphate oxidase family protein, which codes for MAVREMTERESRELLAQGNVGHLACVHDNRPYVVPVHYAFDAEKLYVFSLTGQKIDRLRSNPNACLQVEASGEHHRWKSVVAEGTYHELPDTPQWHNERLYAWSLLQKRSFWWEPGSSKPGAGSGEPEVPIFFSISIDQLSGRELVGS
- a CDS encoding ABC transporter substrate-binding protein, coding for MIKRLLAATSVATLCLVSGASAAEKVEMWVRSGIGESFKKVVEAYNSSHENQVVATEVPFSELVQKYATAIAGGQAPDALSMDLIYNPAFAAAGQLEDLTDWAKKLPYFNSLSPSHVRLGTYQDRVYGLPLSVETSVFAWNKDLYKKAGVDPEKAPATWEEITANAEKIRKLGDDTYGFYFSGGGCGGCMIFTFTPLTWGAGADILSADGKTATLDTPQMRKAVDYYRDMVKKDLVPASAASDNGANFLSFTNGKIGQQSLGAFAIGTLVTEHPDIDFGVTLIPGVDGNPSSFAGGDNFVITKGTKKIDAVKEFLEYIYSMDGQKIMAKYGSLPTRGDIADKVLEGLDPRMQVGLKAISVAKTPYTLQFNDLINSANGPWATFTNAAIFGDDVDGAFKNAQSEMQSIIDSGQ
- a CDS encoding LacI family DNA-binding transcriptional regulator, translated to MHVAGGKRGRITIHDVAAAAGVSISTASKALNETGRMSAETRERVKRIAGEVGFRPNALARGLLSKRSFTIGLLTNDTYGRFTLPVMAGISEALVDHGVSVFLCAIEHDPSLGQIHVEAMLEKQVDGIIATGKRLDRQLPVDLSNLHVPVVYAFTEGTPASVTFRSDDAQGARLAVEWLVKMGRRRIAHITGPEDFFSVRERTGAYRDVIGDEGLVMFGHWAEAWGHEAVAEIWNGEGEKPDAIFCGNDQIARGAVDALRERGVRVPEDVSVVGFDNWEIVAGQTRPPLTSVDMELKELGRQAGLTVLALAEGRPVEPGVRKLPCRLVVRQSCGAQSPRR
- a CDS encoding SelT/SelW/SelH family protein encodes the protein MSDEKARVTILYCTQCNWLLRAGWMAQELLQTFTDSLGEVALIPGTGGNFEIRVDGALIWERKRDGGFPGPKELKQRVRDIIEPGRDLGHVDRASLES